In Xylanibacter ruminicola 23, a single genomic region encodes these proteins:
- a CDS encoding efflux RND transporter periplasmic adaptor subunit has translation MKKRMFLVMTVASLILSSCGGGGGRPQFGDNEYPVTTVGTQSSETQTTYPATIKGVQDVQISPKVAGFITQVNVKEGQTVSAGQVLFVIDNVTYQAQVRQAQASVNTAKASLNTAKLSYENAQKLHENGVIGDFELQQATNQYEQAKATVAQAEALLASNKEMLSYCYVKSPAAGVVGTLPYKVGALVSTGNVLTTVSNNSSMEVYFSVTEKDALEMSKGEGGQNAAVSKFPPVKLKLADGTLYNLDGTVTKMSGVIDAATGSVQMIALFQNPQRVLKSGGSGAIVIPHSNSSAIIIPQSAVSEVQNKKFVYLLGADNKVKYSEIQVAPQNDGMNYMVTGGLKAGDKYVTNGITKLSDGMEIVPITPERYQQKIDEQAKAMTAGDIVGAMKK, from the coding sequence ATGAAGAAAAGAATGTTTTTGGTAATGACCGTTGCATCGCTGATTTTGTCATCATGCGGTGGTGGCGGTGGTCGCCCCCAGTTTGGCGACAACGAGTATCCTGTAACAACTGTAGGTACTCAGAGTTCTGAAACACAGACCACTTATCCTGCAACCATCAAGGGTGTACAGGATGTGCAGATTAGTCCTAAGGTGGCTGGATTCATTACTCAGGTTAACGTGAAGGAAGGTCAGACTGTGAGCGCTGGACAGGTGCTGTTTGTGATTGATAACGTCACTTATCAGGCTCAGGTGCGCCAGGCACAGGCTAGCGTAAATACAGCAAAGGCTTCGCTCAATACTGCCAAGTTGAGTTATGAGAACGCACAGAAATTGCATGAGAATGGCGTGATTGGTGACTTTGAGTTGCAGCAGGCCACCAATCAGTACGAGCAGGCCAAGGCCACAGTAGCTCAGGCTGAGGCTCTGTTGGCATCGAATAAGGAGATGCTGAGCTACTGCTATGTGAAGAGTCCCGCTGCAGGTGTAGTTGGTACTCTGCCTTATAAAGTAGGTGCTCTGGTAAGCACTGGTAATGTGCTCACTACCGTATCAAACAACTCGTCGATGGAGGTTTATTTCTCGGTAACCGAGAAGGATGCCCTCGAGATGAGCAAGGGCGAGGGTGGTCAGAATGCTGCCGTATCAAAGTTCCCACCAGTTAAGCTGAAGTTGGCCGATGGTACTTTGTATAATCTGGATGGTACTGTAACCAAGATGAGCGGTGTGATCGATGCTGCTACTGGTTCGGTACAGATGATTGCCCTGTTCCAGAATCCACAGCGTGTGCTCAAGAGTGGTGGCTCAGGTGCTATCGTGATTCCTCACAGCAACTCATCGGCCATCATCATCCCACAGTCGGCTGTATCCGAGGTTCAGAACAAGAAGTTCGTTTACCTGCTGGGTGCCGACAACAAGGTGAAGTATAGCGAGATTCAGGTTGCTCCACAGAACGATGGTATGAACTACATGGTAACAGGTGGATTGAAGGCTGGCGACAAGTATGTGACCAATGGTATCACCAAACTGTCCGACGGTATGGAGATTGTGCCCATCACCCCAGAGCGCTATCAGCAGAAGATCGACGAGCAGGCTAAGGCTATGACTGCCGGCGACATCGTTGGTGCGATGAAGAAATAA
- a CDS encoding outer membrane protein, with product MKKIVMGICALMLSVASYAQVGKTTISGHFNYLLDSPNNCGIGANIGYEFAENVRGVAQFDYYFNKDHVSMWNPNINVEYLFHISNSKFTVYPLAGLNVMGWSYDEGSDSKLGLNIGCGMEYPLNANLSFKCEYCYKTQYDGHSTLNVGLVFPF from the coding sequence ATGAAAAAGATTGTAATGGGAATCTGTGCTTTGATGCTTAGTGTGGCATCGTATGCACAAGTTGGTAAGACCACTATCAGCGGTCATTTCAATTACTTGCTCGACTCACCTAACAATTGTGGTATCGGTGCCAACATTGGCTATGAGTTTGCTGAGAATGTTCGTGGTGTCGCTCAGTTCGACTACTACTTCAACAAGGATCACGTGAGCATGTGGAACCCCAACATCAACGTAGAGTACCTGTTCCATATTTCTAACAGCAAGTTCACCGTTTATCCTCTGGCAGGTTTGAACGTGATGGGTTGGAGCTACGATGAGGGTAGCGATTCTAAGCTGGGCCTGAACATCGGTTGCGGTATGGAGTACCCTCTCAATGCCAATCTTTCGTTCAAGTGCGAGTACTGCTACAAAACTCAGTACGATGGTCATAGCACACTGAATGTTGGTTTGGTATTTCCATTCTAA
- a CDS encoding acyltransferase family protein, translating to MESKRLLSLDILRGITVAGMILVNNGWGESFEMLRHSKWNGMTPCDLVFPFFLFIMGISCYLSLVKSEFKPTPQVIRRIVKRTVLLFAIGLFINWFDHAIEGDLLCFGHLRIWAVMQRIALCYGIVSLFALFCNHKYTLSVIGGLLAIYTAILILGNGYAEDANVNVLAQADLKLFGYDHIYHKSPVDPEGLMGTISSVAHVLLGFYCGMLIRKRETVEQKVIALFVVGAVCVIGGYLLSYGLPLNKRIWSPSYVLMTCGLASLMQALLMYVIDIQKKSGWTTFFHVFGVNALALYVSSELLAILLKNIEVSEMVYNGIHAVIAPLKWASFAYAVYFVLLNFAIGYVLYRKKIYIKL from the coding sequence ATGGAAAGTAAGCGATTATTAAGTCTCGATATTCTGCGCGGTATTACCGTGGCAGGCATGATATTGGTGAACAATGGCTGGGGCGAGAGCTTCGAGATGCTGCGTCACTCTAAGTGGAACGGCATGACGCCCTGCGACCTGGTGTTCCCCTTCTTCCTGTTTATCATGGGTATCTCGTGCTATCTCTCGCTGGTAAAGTCGGAGTTCAAGCCAACCCCACAGGTCATCCGTCGCATTGTTAAGCGTACGGTGCTGCTATTTGCTATCGGCTTGTTTATCAACTGGTTCGACCATGCCATCGAGGGCGACCTACTGTGCTTCGGTCATCTGCGCATCTGGGCGGTGATGCAGCGTATAGCTTTGTGCTATGGTATCGTGTCGCTGTTTGCGCTGTTCTGTAATCACAAGTACACCCTGTCTGTGATTGGTGGTTTGTTAGCCATCTATACCGCCATCCTGATTCTGGGTAATGGCTATGCCGAGGATGCTAACGTGAATGTGTTGGCACAAGCCGACTTAAAGTTGTTTGGCTACGATCATATCTATCATAAAAGTCCGGTTGATCCCGAGGGCCTGATGGGTACCATCTCATCGGTAGCCCATGTACTGTTGGGCTTCTATTGTGGTATGCTGATTCGCAAGCGTGAAACGGTTGAACAGAAGGTGATTGCCCTGTTTGTGGTTGGTGCAGTATGTGTGATTGGCGGCTACCTGCTCAGCTATGGGCTGCCCCTGAATAAGCGCATCTGGAGTCCCAGCTACGTGCTCATGACGTGCGGTTTGGCTTCGCTGATGCAAGCCCTGCTGATGTATGTGATCGACATACAGAAGAAGAGCGGTTGGACCACCTTCTTCCACGTGTTCGGTGTGAATGCGCTGGCCTTGTATGTGTCGAGCGAACTGTTGGCTATTCTGTTGAAAAATATCGAAGTATCCGAAATGGTATATAATGGCATTCATGCGGTGATCGCGCCCCTCAAGTGGGCATCGTTTGCTTATGCAGTTTACTTTGTACTACTGAATTTTGCCATCGGTTACGTGTTGTATCGAAAGAAGATTTATATCAAACTATGA
- a CDS encoding alpha-N-acetylglucosaminidase: MRKLLTIIGILLSIQMWANPVDDLLERIDKGASAKFKTQLVKSDKDFFELDQAGNKVVIRGNSWVNIASGLNWYLKYYAGVHLSWNQMQTKLPAKLPAVTKKERRETDLSLRYDFNYCTFSYSMAFWDWKRWEKEIDWMALHGINMPLAIVGEECVWRNMLLKLGYTEKEVGEFIAGPAFLAWWEMNNLEGWGGPLPTSWYARQEKLQKQILARMKQLGMHPVLPGYCGMVPHDAKEKLGLNVADAGLWNGFQRPANLLPTDARFSEIATLYYNELTKLFGKADYYSMDPFHESNDDPNIDYAKAGQAMMQAMKRVNPKAVWVIQGWTENPREAMVDDMKTGDLLVLDLFSECRPMFGIPSIWKREQGYKQHQWLFCLLENFGANVGLHGRMDQLLDNFYMLQSSKFQAQSSKLKGIGFTMEGSENNPVMFELMSELPWRPEKFTKEQWVKNYVKARYGVEDEAIEKAWLTLAKSIYNCPAGNNQQGPHESIFCGRPTLNNFQASSWSKMKNYYDPAMTKKAAKLMNSVAEKYRGNNNFEYDLVDITRQALADQARLQYQKTIADYKAFSRKQFDRDAERFLKMLLLQDKLLGTRTEFRVGHWTQDAVNAGNTAEEKKLYEWNARVQITTWGNRYCADTGGLRDYAHKEWQGLLKDFYYVRWKSYFDALAAQMKAQTAPQPELLGGGPNATKTAAELFAMALPQEVKLDYYAMEEPWTLDQTPYSAAPEGSPVDVAKEVIDFMFNGQCSMVNGK, from the coding sequence ATGAGGAAACTACTAACTATTATCGGAATTCTGCTGTCTATACAGATGTGGGCAAATCCTGTAGATGATTTGCTGGAAAGAATCGACAAGGGCGCTTCGGCCAAATTTAAAACACAGCTGGTAAAGAGCGACAAGGATTTCTTTGAACTCGACCAGGCTGGCAATAAGGTGGTTATCCGCGGTAACTCGTGGGTAAACATCGCTTCGGGACTGAACTGGTATCTGAAATATTATGCCGGTGTACACCTCTCGTGGAACCAGATGCAGACCAAATTGCCTGCCAAGCTGCCCGCAGTAACCAAGAAGGAGCGCCGCGAAACCGATTTGTCGCTGCGTTACGATTTCAACTACTGCACCTTCAGCTATTCGATGGCTTTCTGGGATTGGAAACGCTGGGAAAAGGAAATCGACTGGATGGCACTTCACGGCATCAACATGCCACTGGCTATTGTAGGCGAGGAGTGCGTATGGCGAAATATGCTGTTGAAGTTAGGCTACACCGAGAAAGAGGTGGGCGAGTTTATCGCCGGTCCTGCCTTCTTGGCTTGGTGGGAGATGAACAACCTCGAAGGGTGGGGTGGACCACTGCCCACATCGTGGTATGCCCGTCAGGAAAAGCTGCAGAAGCAGATTCTGGCTCGCATGAAGCAGTTGGGCATGCACCCTGTACTGCCAGGCTATTGCGGTATGGTGCCCCACGACGCAAAGGAGAAGTTAGGCTTGAACGTGGCCGACGCAGGTCTGTGGAATGGTTTCCAGCGTCCTGCTAACCTGTTGCCTACCGATGCGCGATTCTCCGAAATCGCCACCTTATATTATAATGAGCTCACCAAGCTGTTTGGTAAGGCCGATTACTATTCGATGGATCCTTTCCACGAGAGTAACGATGATCCAAATATCGATTATGCTAAAGCCGGTCAGGCCATGATGCAGGCCATGAAACGTGTGAATCCTAAGGCTGTATGGGTGATTCAGGGTTGGACCGAGAATCCTCGCGAGGCCATGGTGGACGATATGAAGACTGGCGACCTGCTGGTGCTCGACCTCTTCTCGGAGTGTCGCCCCATGTTCGGTATACCCAGCATCTGGAAGCGTGAGCAGGGTTACAAGCAGCACCAGTGGCTGTTCTGTCTGCTTGAGAACTTCGGTGCCAACGTCGGTCTGCACGGACGTATGGATCAGTTGCTCGACAACTTCTATATGTTGCAAAGTTCAAAGTTCCAAGCACAAAGCTCAAAGTTAAAGGGCATCGGCTTCACCATGGAGGGTTCAGAGAACAATCCTGTGATGTTCGAGCTGATGAGCGAGCTGCCTTGGCGCCCCGAGAAGTTTACCAAGGAGCAGTGGGTTAAGAATTATGTGAAGGCACGCTATGGTGTAGAGGATGAGGCTATCGAGAAGGCTTGGCTTACTCTGGCCAAGAGCATCTACAACTGTCCTGCAGGCAACAACCAGCAGGGTCCTCACGAGAGTATCTTCTGCGGTCGCCCCACACTCAATAACTTCCAGGCATCAAGCTGGTCGAAGATGAAGAACTACTACGATCCTGCAATGACCAAGAAGGCAGCCAAGCTGATGAATAGTGTGGCCGAGAAATACCGTGGCAACAATAATTTTGAATACGATCTGGTGGATATCACCCGTCAGGCTCTGGCAGATCAGGCACGCTTGCAGTACCAGAAGACCATTGCCGATTACAAGGCTTTCAGTCGTAAGCAGTTCGATCGCGATGCCGAGCGTTTCTTAAAAATGTTGCTTCTGCAGGATAAGCTGCTGGGTACCCGCACCGAGTTCCGTGTAGGTCATTGGACTCAGGATGCTGTGAATGCCGGAAACACTGCCGAGGAGAAGAAACTATATGAATGGAACGCGCGCGTGCAGATTACTACCTGGGGTAACCGTTACTGTGCCGATACAGGTGGTTTGCGCGATTATGCCCACAAGGAGTGGCAGGGATTGTTGAAGGACTTCTACTATGTACGTTGGAAGTCGTACTTCGATGCCCTGGCAGCCCAGATGAAGGCCCAGACTGCCCCACAGCCCGAGTTGTTAGGTGGTGGTCCGAATGCTACTAAGACAGCTGCCGAGCTGTTTGCTATGGCACTGCCTCAGGAGGTAAAGCTCGACTACTACGCTATGGAAGAGCCCTGGACGTTGGACCAGACACCATACTCAGCTGCCCCCGAAGGCTCACCCGTAGATGTAGCCAAGGAGGTGATAGATTTCATGTTCAATGGTCAATGTTCAATGGTCAATGGAAAGTAA
- a CDS encoding HD domain-containing protein, translating to MNLYSDEELAEILNQDIFHQISEAADRLGLECYVVGGYVRDIFLERPSNDIDVVVVGSGIKVAEELKRIVGKKAHLSVFKNFGTAQVKFWQKGTEYEVEFVGARKESYSHDSRKPIVENGTLEDDQNRRDFTINAMAICLNKERFGELVDPFNGLADLEDGIIATPLEPGITFSDDPLRMMRCIRFATQLNFQIEEETFVALERMADRIKIVSGERIKDELNKIILSKTPSRGFVDLQRCGLLNIILPELSALDIVEQKNGRAHKNNFYHTLEVLDNVAMHSDNLWLRWAALLHDVGKTKSKRWDAAIGWTFHNHNMIGAKMVPQIFRRLMLPLDMKMKYVQKLVDMHMRPIVIADEIVTDSAVRRLMNDAGEDIEDLMTLCEADITSKNEVRKKMFLENFRMVREKLTDLKEKDYVRLLQPVIDGNEIMEMFHLQPCREVGVLKQYLKDAVLDNKVENEREPLMALLMAKAKEMKLIK from the coding sequence ATGAATTTATATAGCGACGAGGAATTAGCAGAGATATTAAATCAGGACATCTTCCACCAAATAAGCGAGGCTGCAGATCGATTGGGTCTGGAGTGCTATGTGGTGGGCGGATATGTACGCGACATATTCCTGGAACGTCCGTCTAACGATATCGATGTGGTTGTAGTTGGCAGCGGCATCAAGGTGGCCGAGGAACTCAAGCGCATCGTAGGCAAGAAAGCACATCTTAGCGTATTTAAGAACTTTGGTACTGCCCAGGTGAAATTCTGGCAGAAGGGTACCGAATACGAGGTGGAGTTTGTGGGAGCTCGTAAGGAGAGCTACAGTCACGACTCCCGTAAACCTATTGTCGAAAACGGAACGTTGGAGGACGATCAGAACCGTCGCGATTTTACTATCAATGCCATGGCCATCTGCTTGAACAAGGAGCGTTTTGGCGAGCTGGTCGACCCGTTTAATGGCTTGGCCGACTTGGAGGATGGTATCATTGCTACCCCGCTGGAGCCAGGCATCACCTTTAGCGACGATCCCTTGCGCATGATGCGATGCATCCGTTTTGCCACACAGCTTAACTTCCAGATTGAGGAGGAAACCTTTGTGGCCCTGGAGCGCATGGCCGACAGAATCAAGATTGTGAGCGGCGAGCGTATCAAGGACGAGCTTAACAAGATTATTCTTTCTAAGACACCATCGCGTGGTTTTGTGGATTTGCAACGTTGCGGTCTGCTCAATATCATCCTGCCCGAACTGTCGGCACTCGATATCGTAGAGCAGAAGAACGGTCGTGCGCACAAGAATAACTTCTACCACACCCTCGAGGTGTTGGATAATGTGGCTATGCACTCCGACAACCTGTGGTTGCGCTGGGCAGCCCTGTTGCACGATGTGGGTAAAACCAAGTCGAAACGTTGGGATGCTGCTATCGGCTGGACCTTCCACAATCATAATATGATTGGTGCCAAGATGGTGCCTCAGATATTCCGTCGCCTCATGTTGCCACTCGACATGAAGATGAAGTACGTGCAGAAGTTGGTAGATATGCATATGCGTCCCATCGTGATTGCCGATGAGATTGTGACCGATTCGGCCGTACGTCGACTGATGAACGATGCGGGTGAGGATATCGAGGACCTGATGACCCTGTGCGAGGCTGATATCACCTCGAAGAACGAGGTGCGCAAAAAAATGTTCCTTGAGAACTTCCGCATGGTGCGCGAAAAGTTGACCGACCTGAAGGAGAAGGACTACGTGCGCCTGTTGCAGCCTGTGATTGATGGTAACGAGATTATGGAGATGTTCCATCTGCAGCCCTGCCGCGAGGTAGGAGTGCTCAAGCAGTACCTGAAGGATGCTGTATTAGATAATAAGGTGGAAAACGAGCGTGAACCGCTCATGGCATTGTTAATGGCAAAAGCAAAGGAAATGAAACTAATTAAGTGA
- a CDS encoding alanine/glycine:cation symporter family protein produces MEPINDFFSLMSSFLWGWPMIVLLLGTHLFLTFRLRIPQRKLFTGIKLSVKKDSKAEGDVSQFGALATALAATIGTGNIVGVATAVALGGPGAVLWCWLTGIFGMSTKYAEGLLAVKYRVKTADGRMLGGPMYALERGLGMKWLGILFAIFTALASFGIGCTVQANSIALLAHETFGVPAWIIGLTVCLLTALVILGGVKAIAKVCTVLVPFMALLYVLGCIAILCINNSYVWPAIQLIINSAFNPSAAGGGFVGATVMMAARYGIARGLFSNESGLGSAPIVAAAAQTRNPVRQALVSSTATFWDTVVICALTGLVLVSSILAYPDITYADGAALTKVAFSKIPYVGAPLLAFGILTFAFSTIIGWSYYGESAVNYLEGRRTNRFYRILFIVSLFFGSIINLDIIWNIADCMNALMAIPNLIALLLLSGVAAQETKKYLWSNRLDDEMEEVKDEI; encoded by the coding sequence ATGGAACCAATTAACGACTTTTTTTCGCTGATGAGTTCATTCCTCTGGGGATGGCCTATGATAGTGCTGCTGCTTGGTACGCACCTGTTCCTGACGTTCAGGTTACGCATACCTCAGCGCAAACTGTTCACAGGCATCAAGCTATCCGTAAAGAAAGACTCAAAGGCCGAAGGCGACGTGAGTCAGTTCGGAGCCTTAGCCACCGCACTGGCAGCCACCATTGGTACAGGTAACATTGTAGGTGTGGCCACAGCCGTAGCCCTGGGCGGGCCAGGTGCTGTACTGTGGTGTTGGCTCACAGGTATCTTCGGTATGTCGACGAAATATGCCGAGGGACTGCTAGCCGTGAAATACCGCGTAAAAACAGCCGATGGCAGAATGCTTGGCGGTCCGATGTACGCCTTGGAGCGTGGTTTGGGCATGAAGTGGTTAGGCATTCTGTTTGCCATTTTTACGGCTTTGGCCTCGTTTGGTATCGGCTGTACGGTGCAGGCCAACTCGATAGCCCTGCTGGCACACGAAACATTCGGAGTACCTGCCTGGATTATAGGTTTAACCGTTTGTCTGCTCACCGCTTTGGTTATCTTAGGCGGTGTAAAAGCCATTGCCAAGGTGTGTACGGTGCTGGTACCTTTCATGGCACTGCTGTATGTACTGGGGTGCATCGCCATACTTTGTATTAACAACAGCTATGTGTGGCCAGCCATCCAACTGATTATCAATTCGGCTTTCAACCCATCGGCTGCAGGTGGCGGATTTGTAGGCGCCACAGTGATGATGGCCGCCCGTTATGGTATTGCCCGTGGCTTGTTCAGTAACGAGAGCGGACTGGGTAGCGCCCCAATTGTGGCAGCTGCCGCCCAGACACGTAACCCCGTGCGCCAGGCCTTGGTGTCGAGCACAGCCACCTTCTGGGACACCGTCGTTATCTGTGCACTTACAGGATTGGTATTGGTAAGCAGCATCCTGGCCTACCCCGACATTACCTATGCCGATGGCGCAGCACTTACCAAAGTGGCCTTCTCGAAAATCCCTTACGTAGGTGCGCCCTTGTTGGCATTCGGTATTCTGACGTTTGCTTTCAGCACCATCATTGGCTGGAGTTACTATGGCGAGAGTGCTGTAAACTATCTTGAAGGCAGAAGAACCAATCGTTTCTACCGCATTCTGTTTATCGTGTCGCTCTTCTTCGGCTCTATCATTAATCTGGACATTATCTGGAATATTGCCGACTGCATGAACGCGTTGATGGCGATACCTAACTTGATAGCCCTGCTACTGCTAAGCGGTGTGGCTGCCCAGGAAACCAAGAAATACCTGTGGAGCAACCGTTTGGACGACGAGATGGAAGAAGTGAAAGATGAAATATAA
- a CDS encoding glycoside hydrolase family 5 protein, giving the protein MRKNILMLAVAMIAAMCVTTSCGNKAQKQDETQAGQVNNFRIKRGTNISHWLSQSEQRGEARRLHIQEDDFARLEELGFDFVRIPIDEVQFWDEDGKQLPEAWGLLNNALDWAKKHNLRAIVDLHIIRSHYFNAANEDDKAANTLFTSEESQQGLINLWKQLSDTLKNRSNDWVAYEFMNEPVAPEHEQWNQLVAKVHKALRELEPQRTLVIGSNMWQGHETMKYLKVPEGDKNIILSFHYYNPMILTHYGAWWTPLGKYQGKVNYPGVLVSKEDYEAAPAEIKDQLKPYTEQVWDINTIRAQFKDAIEAAKKYDLQLFCGEWGVYEPVDRELAYNWTRDMLTVFDEYNIAWTTWCYDADFGFWDQQRHTFKDRPLVELLMSGKKLGEE; this is encoded by the coding sequence ATGAGAAAAAACATTTTAATGCTGGCCGTAGCTATGATTGCGGCAATGTGCGTAACCACGTCGTGCGGAAACAAAGCCCAGAAACAGGACGAAACGCAGGCTGGACAAGTGAACAACTTCCGCATTAAGCGCGGTACCAACATCAGTCACTGGCTGTCGCAGAGCGAGCAGCGTGGCGAGGCCCGTCGCCTACACATTCAGGAGGACGACTTTGCACGTCTGGAGGAGTTAGGATTCGACTTTGTACGTATTCCCATCGACGAGGTACAGTTCTGGGACGAGGACGGCAAGCAGCTGCCCGAGGCTTGGGGATTGCTGAACAACGCACTCGATTGGGCTAAGAAGCACAACCTGCGCGCTATTGTGGATCTGCACATTATCCGCTCACACTACTTTAACGCAGCAAACGAGGACGATAAAGCTGCTAACACCCTGTTTACTTCAGAGGAGTCGCAGCAAGGACTGATTAACCTATGGAAGCAGCTGTCGGACACCTTGAAGAACCGCAGCAACGACTGGGTGGCTTACGAGTTTATGAACGAGCCTGTAGCACCCGAGCACGAGCAGTGGAACCAGCTGGTAGCCAAGGTACACAAGGCCCTGCGCGAACTGGAGCCACAGCGTACACTGGTGATTGGTAGTAACATGTGGCAGGGACACGAGACCATGAAGTACCTGAAGGTGCCCGAGGGCGACAAGAATATCATCCTGAGTTTCCACTACTACAACCCCATGATTCTGACACACTATGGTGCTTGGTGGACACCACTGGGTAAGTATCAGGGCAAGGTGAACTATCCTGGTGTGCTGGTATCGAAGGAGGATTACGAGGCAGCTCCTGCTGAGATTAAGGACCAGCTGAAGCCTTACACCGAGCAGGTATGGGATATCAACACCATCCGTGCACAGTTTAAGGATGCCATCGAAGCTGCCAAGAAGTACGACCTGCAGCTGTTCTGCGGTGAGTGGGGTGTTTACGAGCCAGTGGACCGCGAGTTGGCTTACAACTGGACACGCGATATGCTGACCGTATTCGACGAGTACAACATTGCCTGGACAACCTGGTGCTACGATGCCGACTTTGGTTTCTGGGATCAGCAGCGCCACACCTTCAAGGACCGTCCATTGGTTGAGTTGCTGATGAGTGGCAAAAAACTGGGAGAGGAATGA
- a CDS encoding lipoprotein encodes MKKIILPILAILILTACGETKTRQEINRRKAALVEKQATELKKAQAELWKTDSLLQLTNQKFDSLTKEVEAHKQALKATPEELTALTQLRIKRDSIRTQYEALGLKIRYIHKKQKEK; translated from the coding sequence ATGAAGAAAATAATACTGCCAATATTGGCGATACTGATATTAACGGCTTGTGGCGAGACGAAGACCCGACAGGAAATCAATCGCCGCAAGGCCGCTTTGGTTGAGAAACAGGCAACCGAGTTGAAGAAAGCACAGGCCGAATTATGGAAGACCGACAGCCTGTTGCAGTTAACCAATCAAAAATTTGATTCATTGACCAAGGAGGTAGAGGCGCACAAGCAGGCGCTGAAGGCTACACCCGAAGAATTGACTGCCCTGACACAACTGCGCATAAAACGCGATTCCATCCGCACTCAATACGAAGCTTTGGGGCTGAAAATCCGCTATATACACAAAAAGCAGAAAGAAAAGTAG
- a CDS encoding DUF1599 domain-containing protein: MTQFEKTNAQFEQALAECRALFEKKLHDYKASWRILRPTALTDQLFIKAKRIRSLEIKKESLVGEGIRPEFIALINYGIVGLIQLAKGFADTVDISNSEAMALYDEHAKEALELMKRKNHDYDEAWRGMRVSSYTDLILTKIERIKEIENLQGETLVSEGIDANYMDIINYAVFGVIKLSEDDDNATA; this comes from the coding sequence ATGACCCAATTTGAAAAGACAAACGCTCAGTTTGAGCAGGCTCTGGCAGAATGCAGAGCACTGTTCGAGAAGAAGCTGCACGACTACAAAGCGTCGTGGCGCATCCTGCGTCCCACGGCATTAACCGATCAGTTGTTTATCAAAGCCAAGCGCATCCGCTCGCTCGAGATTAAGAAAGAATCGCTGGTGGGCGAAGGCATACGTCCGGAGTTTATCGCACTGATTAACTACGGCATTGTAGGTCTTATCCAGCTGGCTAAGGGATTTGCTGATACGGTTGACATCAGCAACAGCGAGGCCATGGCACTCTACGACGAGCATGCCAAGGAGGCCCTGGAACTGATGAAGCGTAAGAACCACGACTACGACGAGGCGTGGCGCGGCATGAGGGTTAGTAGCTATACCGACCTGATTCTGACAAAAATTGAACGTATCAAGGAGATCGAGAACTTGCAGGGCGAGACACTCGTGAGCGAGGGTATCGATGCCAACTATATGGATATCATTAACTACGCGGTCTTTGGAGTAATTAAATTATCGGAGGACGACGATAACGCCACAGCATGA
- a CDS encoding SPOR domain-containing protein, whose amino-acid sequence MTIMTLCIGCFMVADAQSSFTKRLQQSKNGEGKITLTQTKAIDELVNGPATTAATTGTTPVHPKNTQKQTEKKENNTATNTNQDKETKPKVQPVVVEHNDTVSLDNPEEIQKKIMKGTKVPGYRVQVYAGGNSRNDRIKAERIGSEIKGLFPGVPVYVHFYSPRWICRMGNYRTYEEAHEVLERVKRNGYQSAIIVKGKITVQYQ is encoded by the coding sequence ATGACTATAATGACGCTTTGCATCGGCTGCTTTATGGTGGCCGATGCTCAGTCGTCGTTTACCAAGAGGCTGCAACAGAGCAAGAACGGCGAGGGCAAGATAACCCTTACGCAGACTAAGGCCATCGACGAGCTGGTTAACGGTCCGGCTACTACTGCGGCTACCACAGGTACTACACCTGTACACCCCAAGAACACTCAGAAACAAACAGAGAAGAAAGAAAACAATACTGCTACAAACACAAATCAGGATAAGGAAACAAAGCCGAAGGTACAGCCCGTAGTGGTTGAACACAACGACACCGTGAGTCTTGACAACCCCGAGGAAATCCAGAAAAAGATTATGAAGGGTACCAAGGTGCCAGGCTATCGCGTACAGGTGTATGCAGGCGGCAACTCACGTAACGACCGTATCAAGGCCGAAAGAATAGGCAGTGAGATCAAGGGATTGTTCCCTGGCGTACCTGTCTATGTACATTTCTACTCACCACGATGGATATGCCGCATGGGCAACTATCGTACCTACGAGGAGGCACACGAGGTGCTGGAGCGTGTAAAGCGCAACGGCTACCAGTCGGCCATCATCGTAAAAGGAAAAATCACCGTACAATATCAATAA